One genomic window of Methyloceanibacter sp. wino2 includes the following:
- a CDS encoding nucleoside-diphosphate sugar epimerase/dehydratase — MNFAVWLIERPRWFKRIFLIANDFAMLGIALWAAYSLRLSRIYIPETWQTMLLLLAAPIIGVFVFYWRGLYKLVTRFIGPSGTTQIYIAVIIAAVLWALVVYLSGVKNHPRSVVVIYALIAAILIRLSRQWAGSMLLKAAPQYEPIQTDVRKNVIIYGAGPAGIQLLRALNEMETYRTVAFIDSSPSLAGQVVHGVKVIRPEKIGKVIADEKVDEVLLAAPSALRSERRVALKVLEQYPVEVKTLPALEEIASGRVEISDLRPIDVEDLLGRDPVEPDTALLASQVRDKSVLITGAGGSIGSELTRQLLQLGPKTLILFDVSEPALYEISLELAEMQRRMRVGPGGPERQTTVVQILGSVLDRDLVRRTIDQHNVEVIYHAAAYKHVPIVEVNPAVGLQNNTFGTLVVAEAARNAGVERFVLISSDKAVRPTNVMGASKRLAELILQALAEDPHNTTFTMVRFGNVLDSSGSVVRLFRKQIKTGGPVTVTHPEVIRYFMSIPEAAQLVIQAGAMAEGGEVFVLEMGTPVKIDDLARTMIRLSGLEVQDEAHPDGDVEIRYVGLRPGEKLYEELLIGEDTTGTDHPRIFKTSEPVLAYEELIAALERFEKAIANNDLTEVQEMLHATVEGYAPGSATAAAAPGTDEWQPQSQTLH; from the coding sequence ATGAACTTCGCCGTTTGGCTGATCGAACGCCCCCGCTGGTTCAAGCGGATCTTTCTGATTGCGAACGACTTCGCGATGCTCGGCATCGCGTTGTGGGCGGCCTATTCCCTGCGCCTGAGCCGCATCTATATCCCCGAGACGTGGCAGACGATGCTGCTCTTGCTGGCCGCGCCCATCATCGGCGTCTTCGTCTTCTATTGGCGGGGCCTTTACAAGCTCGTCACACGCTTCATCGGTCCCTCCGGCACGACGCAGATCTACATCGCCGTGATCATCGCCGCGGTGCTGTGGGCGCTCGTCGTCTATCTGAGCGGCGTCAAAAACCACCCGCGCTCGGTGGTCGTCATTTACGCCCTGATCGCCGCCATCCTGATCCGGCTGAGCCGCCAATGGGCGGGGTCCATGCTGCTCAAGGCGGCGCCCCAGTACGAGCCGATCCAGACCGATGTCCGCAAGAACGTCATCATCTACGGCGCGGGCCCGGCGGGTATTCAGCTGCTGCGCGCGCTCAACGAGATGGAGACCTACCGCACGGTCGCCTTCATCGACTCGAGCCCCTCTCTGGCCGGACAGGTCGTGCACGGGGTCAAGGTCATCCGGCCCGAGAAGATCGGCAAGGTCATAGCCGACGAGAAGGTGGACGAGGTCCTCCTTGCCGCGCCGTCCGCCCTTCGCAGCGAGCGGCGCGTCGCGCTCAAAGTGCTCGAGCAGTATCCCGTCGAAGTGAAGACCCTGCCGGCGCTGGAGGAGATCGCCTCCGGGCGCGTCGAGATCAGCGACCTGCGGCCCATCGACGTCGAAGACCTCTTGGGCCGCGATCCGGTCGAGCCGGACACGGCCCTCCTTGCCTCCCAGGTACGGGACAAGTCCGTGCTGATCACGGGCGCCGGCGGATCGATCGGCTCCGAACTCACCCGCCAGCTCCTGCAACTCGGCCCGAAGACGCTCATCCTGTTCGATGTGTCGGAGCCGGCGCTGTACGAGATATCGCTCGAACTCGCCGAGATGCAGCGCCGCATGCGCGTCGGACCCGGCGGCCCGGAACGGCAAACGACCGTGGTGCAAATCCTCGGCTCGGTTCTGGACCGCGACCTCGTGCGCCGGACCATCGACCAGCACAATGTCGAGGTCATCTATCACGCCGCCGCCTATAAGCACGTCCCGATCGTGGAGGTGAACCCGGCGGTCGGTCTGCAGAACAATACGTTCGGCACGCTCGTGGTCGCCGAGGCGGCGCGCAACGCGGGCGTCGAGCGGTTCGTGCTCATCTCGAGCGACAAGGCCGTTCGGCCAACGAATGTCATGGGCGCCAGCAAGCGCTTGGCCGAGCTGATCCTGCAGGCGCTGGCCGAAGACCCGCACAACACGACCTTCACCATGGTGCGGTTCGGCAATGTGCTGGACTCGTCTGGTTCGGTGGTGCGGCTGTTCCGCAAACAGATCAAGACCGGCGGCCCCGTCACGGTGACCCACCCGGAGGTGATCCGCTATTTCATGTCGATCCCGGAAGCCGCGCAGCTCGTGATCCAGGCAGGTGCCATGGCCGAGGGCGGCGAAGTGTTCGTGCTGGAGATGGGAACGCCGGTCAAGATCGACGACCTCGCCCGCACGATGATCCGCTTGTCGGGTCTCGAAGTGCAGGACGAGGCGCATCCCGACGGCGACGTAGAGATCCGCTATGTGGGCCTGCGCCCTGGCGAAAAACTCTACGAGGAGCTGCTGATCGGGGAAGACACGACCGGCACCGACCATCCGCGCATCTTCAAGACGTCCGAGCCCGTTCTTGCCTATGAAGAGCTGATCGCCGCGCTGGAGCGGTTCGAGAAGGCCATCGCGAACAACGACCTGACCGAGGTCCAGGAGATGCTGCACGCCACCGTCGAGGGCTATGCGCCTGGCAGCGCCACCGCTGCCGCGGCTCCCGGCACGGACGAGTGGCAACCGCAATCGCAAACCCTGCACTGA
- a CDS encoding TRAP transporter substrate-binding protein — protein MKTVLFQALMVGGSCLAAVSLAGAAPAEVVTLETPVAFGTHVPGLGTPARELAKLLEERSDGSLQLALKEPGEGTAPFEILDKVSDGKVDAGFATAGYWAAKLPAASLFGGYPFGPDAKEYQDWFNRGHGRALYQEMYDQAKVKVHVVPCAFGGAEAGGWFAKEVNSVDDMEGLRMRIFGLGARVVMRLGAVPVLVPGSQIAEAFQKGKIDAAEAYTPVVDRTNGLQDAAKILYQPGWSQPATVFEFLINQERWDALGPERQSLIESTCGELLQRTLSESINLQSAALTAFSNQDGVTILEFPDDIQAALREGWDEVAREEGVRDYLFKEVHEDIEAFRAGGEATAQAGNGASQGAGTSGGAKADAAMPPPPPPGDATPVGP, from the coding sequence ATGAAGACTGTTCTTTTCCAAGCGCTGATGGTGGGTGGTTCGTGTTTGGCCGCTGTCTCCTTGGCCGGTGCGGCCCCGGCCGAAGTCGTCACCCTCGAAACCCCCGTTGCCTTCGGGACCCACGTTCCCGGCCTTGGAACGCCTGCGCGCGAATTGGCCAAGCTCCTCGAGGAGCGTTCTGACGGCTCCCTGCAGCTTGCCCTGAAAGAGCCCGGCGAGGGCACGGCCCCGTTCGAGATCCTGGACAAGGTCTCCGACGGCAAGGTCGATGCGGGTTTTGCGACCGCCGGGTACTGGGCGGCGAAGCTGCCCGCGGCCAGCCTTTTTGGCGGATATCCCTTCGGTCCCGACGCGAAAGAGTATCAAGACTGGTTCAACCGCGGCCACGGACGCGCGCTCTATCAGGAGATGTACGACCAGGCCAAGGTCAAGGTCCATGTGGTTCCTTGCGCCTTTGGCGGTGCCGAGGCGGGCGGCTGGTTCGCGAAAGAGGTCAACTCGGTCGACGACATGGAAGGGCTGCGCATGCGCATTTTCGGGCTGGGCGCGCGCGTGGTGATGCGCCTTGGCGCGGTGCCGGTGCTCGTCCCGGGGAGCCAGATCGCGGAGGCCTTCCAGAAGGGCAAGATCGACGCGGCGGAGGCCTACACGCCGGTCGTGGACCGCACCAATGGGCTTCAGGACGCGGCGAAGATCCTCTACCAGCCGGGCTGGAGCCAGCCGGCGACCGTCTTCGAGTTTCTGATCAACCAGGAACGCTGGGACGCGCTCGGGCCCGAGCGTCAGTCCCTCATCGAGAGTACCTGCGGGGAACTGCTCCAGCGCACGTTGTCGGAGAGCATCAACCTGCAGTCGGCGGCGCTCACGGCCTTCAGCAATCAGGACGGCGTCACGATCCTGGAGTTTCCCGACGATATTCAGGCAGCCTTGCGCGAAGGCTGGGACGAAGTGGCCCGGGAAGAGGGGGTACGGGACTACCTCTTCAAAGAAGTCCATGAAGACATCGAGGCTTTTCGGGCCGGCGGCGAGGCTACGGCCCAGGCCGGCAACGGCGCTAGTCAGGGCGCCGGCACAAGCGGTGGCGCAAAAGCCGACGCCGCGATGCCGCCCCCGCCGCCGCCTGGAGACGCCACCCCTGTGGGGCCCTGA
- the hisS gene encoding histidine--tRNA ligase, which translates to MSKNNDKPGQGSENTRPDARLPKGLQDASAQEIRATEAMLATIKQVFELYGFEPLATPAIEYTDALGKFLPDEDRPNAGVFSFQDDDEQWLSLRYDLTAPLARYVAENYQTLPKPFRRYQTGPVWRNEKPGPGRFRQFMQFDADTVGAPSVAADAELCMLAADTMEALGIPRGDYVVKVNSRKILDGVLDSIGVEETRRLTVLRAIDKFDRLGEEGVRLLLGEGRKDESGDFTKGAGLDAGDIDKVIASTSPLSGGNEAVLKQLAQLSNTEAGAEGVEELKTIASLIAAGGYADRVIIDPSIVRGLEYYTGPVFETELTSTITDSRGQTIRLGSVMSGGRYDGLVARFTGERVPATGISVGVSRLLFGLQLLGKYKGDDVQGPVVVLVFDKDRLGDYQKMVKTLRDAGLRAELYLGSSGMKAQMKYADKRGSPCVIIQGGDEKERGEVQIKDLVLGAGLTKIEDREEYLKKQAEAQFAVPEAELVAGVRKVLDRYKA; encoded by the coding sequence ATGAGCAAGAACAACGATAAGCCCGGGCAGGGTTCAGAGAACACTCGCCCCGACGCGCGCCTACCCAAGGGCCTGCAAGACGCTTCGGCGCAGGAGATTCGCGCGACCGAGGCGATGCTGGCCACGATCAAGCAGGTGTTCGAGCTCTACGGGTTCGAGCCGCTGGCGACGCCCGCCATCGAGTACACCGACGCGCTCGGCAAGTTCCTGCCCGACGAGGACCGGCCCAACGCGGGCGTGTTCTCCTTCCAGGACGACGACGAGCAATGGCTCTCGCTGCGCTACGACCTGACGGCGCCGCTCGCCCGCTACGTGGCCGAGAACTATCAGACCCTGCCCAAGCCCTTCCGCCGCTATCAGACGGGCCCCGTCTGGCGCAACGAGAAGCCGGGCCCCGGCCGTTTCCGTCAGTTCATGCAGTTCGACGCGGACACGGTGGGTGCGCCGTCCGTCGCGGCCGACGCGGAACTCTGCATGCTCGCCGCCGACACCATGGAGGCGCTCGGCATCCCGCGCGGCGACTATGTGGTGAAGGTCAACAGCCGCAAGATTCTCGATGGCGTTCTCGATTCTATTGGCGTCGAGGAGACCCGGCGGCTGACAGTCTTGAGAGCAATCGACAAATTCGACCGGCTCGGTGAGGAGGGTGTGCGCCTGCTTCTCGGCGAGGGCCGGAAAGACGAGAGCGGTGACTTCACGAAGGGTGCGGGCCTGGACGCCGGTGACATCGACAAGGTGATCGCGTCGACGTCTCCGTTGTCTGGCGGCAACGAGGCCGTTTTGAAACAGCTTGCGCAGCTCTCGAATACGGAGGCTGGCGCCGAGGGCGTGGAAGAACTCAAGACAATCGCATCGCTCATCGCGGCAGGCGGCTATGCGGATCGCGTCATCATCGACCCCTCCATCGTCCGTGGCCTTGAGTATTACACCGGCCCTGTCTTTGAGACGGAGCTGACGTCCACGATCACGGACAGCCGTGGTCAGACCATCCGGCTCGGCTCTGTGATGAGCGGCGGTCGCTATGACGGGCTGGTCGCACGCTTCACCGGCGAACGCGTACCAGCGACGGGCATCTCCGTCGGTGTGTCGCGGCTCCTGTTCGGGCTGCAGCTCCTGGGCAAGTACAAGGGCGACGACGTGCAAGGCCCGGTCGTCGTGCTCGTGTTCGACAAGGACCGCCTCGGCGACTACCAGAAAATGGTCAAGACCTTGCGCGACGCAGGGCTTCGCGCAGAGCTCTATCTCGGCTCGTCCGGCATGAAGGCGCAGATGAAATACGCGGACAAGCGCGGCAGCCCTTGCGTCATCATCCAAGGCGGCGACGAGAAAGAGCGCGGTGAAGTTCAGATCAAGGATCTCGTGCTCGGCGCAGGCCTCACCAAGATCGAGGACCGCGAAGAGTATTTGAAGAAACAGGCCGAGGCGCAATTCGCCGTGCCGGAGGCCGAACTCGTCGCCGGCGTGCGCAAGGTCCTCGACCGGTACAAGGCGTAA
- a CDS encoding FAD-binding oxidoreductase produces the protein MSTVTLPDPDRAVMARRNEVVKQIKKLAPQAVVIADLEGRRTFESDALAAYRRLPLAVVLPANTDEVSAILRFCYENHVKVVPRGAGTSLCGGATPLEDSIVLCLSRMNQVLEIDAANRVARVEAGITNIAITQAAAAKGFFYAPDPSSQVACTVGGNIATNSGGAHCLKYGVTVNNLLGVRMVMVDGEIVDFGGTYLDAPNYDFLPLITGSEGQLGVVTEATVRLIAAPEGARPVLIGFDSANAAASCVAAIIASGIVPVAIEFMDRPAIHVCEHFVPAGYPLDAEAALIVEVEGSEDEIEYLLEKIEDIAQDYNPISMRRSQSDEESALIWKGRKAAFGAIGQISDYMCMDGVIPLSALPEALTGVSLICRKYRFDVANIFHAGDGNLHPLILYDANDPGQLERVELCGAEILKLCVELGGCLTGEHGVGIEKRELMYEQFTDEDIDQQVRIKEELDPAWLLNPGKVFPILGRGALKQSMDLTRLDAAPDGLPPEDTLVDEVEFDVEYIEGEERL, from the coding sequence ATGTCCACCGTGACCCTTCCAGATCCCGACCGTGCCGTCATGGCGCGCCGGAACGAAGTGGTGAAGCAGATCAAGAAGCTGGCGCCCCAAGCGGTGGTCATTGCCGATCTCGAGGGCCGCCGGACGTTCGAATCCGATGCGCTCGCTGCCTACCGGCGCTTGCCGCTGGCGGTGGTGCTTCCGGCGAACACGGACGAAGTCTCGGCGATCCTGCGCTTCTGCTACGAGAACCACGTCAAGGTCGTGCCGCGCGGCGCAGGCACCTCGCTCTGCGGGGGCGCGACGCCGCTCGAGGATTCCATCGTCCTATGCCTGTCGCGGATGAATCAGGTTCTGGAGATCGATGCCGCCAACCGCGTCGCGCGGGTCGAGGCCGGCATCACCAATATCGCGATTACCCAGGCCGCTGCGGCCAAAGGCTTCTTCTATGCCCCCGACCCGTCGAGCCAGGTGGCCTGCACCGTCGGCGGCAACATCGCCACCAACTCGGGTGGCGCCCATTGCCTGAAATACGGCGTGACCGTCAACAACCTCCTGGGCGTGCGCATGGTCATGGTCGATGGCGAGATCGTCGATTTCGGCGGCACCTATCTCGATGCGCCCAATTACGATTTCCTGCCGCTGATAACCGGGTCCGAAGGCCAGCTCGGCGTCGTGACGGAAGCGACTGTCCGGCTGATTGCCGCCCCCGAGGGCGCGCGGCCCGTCCTGATCGGCTTCGATTCCGCGAATGCGGCGGCGTCCTGCGTGGCCGCGATCATCGCGTCCGGCATCGTCCCGGTCGCGATCGAGTTTATGGACCGCCCGGCGATCCACGTGTGCGAGCACTTCGTGCCCGCCGGTTATCCGCTCGATGCCGAAGCGGCGCTGATCGTCGAGGTTGAAGGCTCGGAGGACGAGATCGAATATCTCCTCGAGAAGATCGAGGACATCGCGCAGGACTACAATCCGATCAGTATGCGGCGAAGCCAGAGCGATGAAGAAAGCGCGCTGATCTGGAAGGGCCGCAAGGCGGCGTTCGGCGCGATCGGTCAGATCTCAGATTATATGTGCATGGACGGCGTCATTCCGTTGTCGGCCTTACCCGAGGCGTTGACCGGCGTGAGCCTTATTTGCCGCAAATACCGTTTCGACGTGGCCAACATCTTCCACGCCGGCGACGGTAATCTGCATCCCTTGATTCTCTACGATGCAAACGATCCAGGGCAGTTGGAGCGCGTGGAGCTTTGCGGCGCCGAGATCCTGAAGCTATGCGTCGAACTCGGTGGATGCCTTACCGGCGAGCACGGTGTGGGCATTGAGAAGCGCGAGTTGATGTACGAGCAGTTCACGGACGAGGACATCGATCAGCAGGTCCGGATCAAGGAAGAGTTGGACCCCGCGTGGCTTCTGAACCCAGGCAAAGTGTTTCCGATTCTCGGCCGCGGTGCTCTGAAGCAGAGCATGGACCTAACCCGTCTCGATGCCGCTCCGGATGGTCTGCCGCCTGAGGACACCCTCGTGGACGAGGTCGAGTTCGACGTCGAATACATTGAAGGCGAGGAACGGCTGTGA
- the glcE gene encoding glycolate oxidase subunit GlcE, with product MRLGFHAPQTEEELSQIVLEAAESRTPLEIMGKGTKRELGHAVRAGAVVSTENMKGITLYEPTELVMVAKCGTPLTEIEAALAENDQELACEPVDIAPVLGYGPGEGTVGGLVATNISGSRRILKGAVRDHVLGVTAVNGRGEIIKSGGRVMKNVTGYDIARTLVGSWGTLAVMCEVALKVLPVQRETRTLVFFGLTDFAAVEALCLAMGTPYEVSGTVHLHGPIAARLSDADLAGTGKAVTAIRVESFPASARYRTSRLREALLAYGPELELDTDRSQTFWKDVRALKMFQGTKHPLWRVSTVPSKAATLVGNLARKVDVNVAYDWSGGLLWIETPSLTDAAAVDIRRQLAEFGGHATLIRADVAIRNETDVFQPLESPHDVLAAKLKHAFDPLGLFNPGRLYRGQ from the coding sequence ATGCGCCTTGGCTTCCACGCGCCGCAGACGGAAGAGGAACTGTCGCAGATCGTCCTCGAGGCTGCCGAGTCCCGCACGCCCCTGGAGATCATGGGCAAGGGCACCAAGCGCGAGTTGGGCCATGCGGTCCGCGCGGGCGCGGTCGTCAGCACCGAGAACATGAAGGGCATCACCCTTTATGAGCCCACCGAACTCGTGATGGTGGCCAAGTGCGGGACGCCATTGACGGAGATCGAGGCGGCTCTTGCCGAAAACGATCAGGAACTCGCCTGCGAGCCCGTCGACATCGCGCCGGTTCTCGGTTACGGCCCGGGCGAGGGCACCGTCGGCGGTCTCGTCGCGACGAACATTTCCGGCAGCCGCCGCATTCTCAAAGGGGCGGTGCGCGATCACGTGCTCGGCGTCACGGCTGTGAACGGGCGCGGCGAGATCATCAAGTCGGGCGGCCGCGTGATGAAGAACGTGACCGGCTACGATATTGCCCGGACGCTGGTTGGCTCATGGGGCACGCTTGCCGTGATGTGCGAGGTTGCCCTCAAAGTTCTCCCCGTACAGCGCGAAACCCGGACGCTGGTGTTTTTCGGGCTCACGGACTTCGCCGCCGTCGAAGCCCTGTGTCTCGCCATGGGTACGCCCTATGAGGTGTCCGGCACGGTTCATCTTCACGGACCCATCGCGGCCCGGCTGTCGGACGCCGATCTCGCCGGAACCGGCAAGGCCGTGACGGCGATCCGTGTGGAGAGCTTCCCCGCCTCGGCCCGGTATCGCACCAGCCGTCTGCGCGAGGCACTGCTCGCCTACGGGCCCGAACTCGAACTCGACACCGATCGCAGTCAGACTTTCTGGAAGGATGTGCGCGCGCTGAAGATGTTCCAGGGCACGAAACATCCGCTCTGGCGCGTCTCCACGGTTCCGAGCAAGGCGGCGACACTCGTCGGCAATCTCGCGCGCAAGGTCGACGTGAACGTGGCTTACGACTGGTCCGGCGGTCTTCTTTGGATCGAGACGCCGTCCTTGACCGACGCGGCTGCGGTCGATATTCGCCGTCAGCTTGCGGAGTTCGGCGGCCATGCAACTCTCATTCGCGCGGATGTGGCCATCCGCAACGAGACGGATGTGTTTCAGCCTCTGGAGTCGCCGCACGACGTCCTGGCGGCGAAGCTGAAGCATGCGTTCGATCCGCTCGGGCTGTTCAATCCAGGCCGGCTGTACAGGGGCCAGTAG
- the glcF gene encoding glycolate oxidase subunit GlcF, with translation METNFNSMQLGDPSIARADEILRRCVHCGLCTATCPTYVLTGDERDSPRGRIYLMKQMFETRDVPASTVHHIDRCLSCLGCMTACPSGVDYMHLVDLARTRIEQRGHRSPNKNTMRMFLSRVLPYPSRFKAMLILGWFARPFRDVIGKLGMKRIAAALDLVPKDALKLKILRPRSAYNPKRPQPKRVAIMLGCVQEVLAPQINRAAIRLLRRHGVDVMVVKDEGCCGALSHHLGRDEEARAHARRNIDALTAVMRERLLDAIIPTASGCGTMLKDYGSLLERDHGYAERAEYVGGLARDATEFLNEISLNPPVMWTGLKVAYHSACSLGHGQKLEELPRQLLEQAGYTLTEIPEGHLCCGSAGTYNIVEPELSAELRDRKVKNIESIAPDVIVTGNIGCMTQIKAGTDIPIVHTVELLDWATGGPCPPALSKMRNRAHPIEALVEMAKASAKEKALAD, from the coding sequence ATGGAAACCAATTTCAACTCCATGCAGCTTGGAGACCCGTCGATCGCGCGGGCGGACGAGATCCTGCGCCGCTGCGTCCATTGCGGTCTGTGCACGGCGACGTGTCCGACCTATGTGCTGACGGGGGACGAACGGGACAGTCCGCGCGGTCGCATCTATCTGATGAAGCAGATGTTCGAAACGCGCGACGTGCCGGCGTCGACGGTTCACCACATCGACCGCTGTCTTTCGTGCCTCGGCTGCATGACCGCGTGCCCCAGCGGCGTCGACTACATGCATTTGGTGGATCTCGCGCGTACGCGTATCGAGCAGCGCGGTCACCGCAGCCCGAACAAGAACACCATGCGCATGTTCCTGAGCCGGGTGCTGCCCTATCCGAGCCGCTTCAAGGCCATGCTGATCCTCGGCTGGTTCGCCCGGCCCTTCCGCGACGTGATCGGCAAGCTCGGGATGAAGCGCATCGCGGCGGCGCTGGATCTCGTGCCGAAGGACGCGCTGAAGCTCAAGATCCTGCGTCCGCGCTCCGCCTACAATCCGAAGAGGCCGCAGCCGAAGCGCGTGGCCATCATGCTGGGCTGCGTTCAGGAAGTGCTGGCGCCGCAGATCAACAGGGCGGCCATCCGCCTCCTGCGCCGCCACGGCGTGGACGTGATGGTCGTGAAGGATGAAGGCTGCTGCGGCGCGCTCTCCCATCATCTGGGGCGCGACGAGGAAGCACGCGCCCATGCGCGCCGGAACATCGATGCGCTGACGGCCGTCATGCGCGAGCGTCTGCTGGACGCCATCATCCCGACCGCCAGCGGCTGCGGCACCATGCTCAAGGACTACGGCAGCCTCCTGGAGCGCGACCATGGCTACGCCGAGCGGGCGGAATATGTGGGCGGCCTGGCGCGTGATGCGACCGAGTTCCTCAACGAGATTTCGCTCAACCCGCCGGTGATGTGGACGGGGCTCAAGGTCGCCTATCACTCGGCCTGCTCCTTAGGGCATGGGCAGAAGCTCGAGGAATTGCCCCGGCAGTTGCTGGAACAGGCGGGCTACACCCTGACCGAGATCCCGGAGGGGCATCTGTGCTGCGGGTCCGCCGGCACCTACAACATCGTCGAGCCGGAACTGTCCGCCGAACTCCGGGACCGCAAGGTCAAGAACATCGAATCGATAGCGCCTGACGTGATTGTCACGGGCAATATCGGCTGTATGACCCAGATAAAGGCCGGAACGGACATCCCGATCGTCCACACGGTGGAGCTGCTCGACTGGGCCACCGGCGGCCCGTGCCCGCCGGCCCTGTCCAAGATGCGCAACCGCGCCCATCCCATCGAGGCGCTGGTCGAGATGGCCAAGGCCTCGGCCAAGGAAAAGGCCCTCGCCGACTAG
- the hisG gene encoding ATP phosphoribosyltransferase gives MTAPSLVIAVPSKGRLKEQAASLFEAAGYTLRVKGHERGYRGQLDGLPDVAVEYTSAAEIVHQLRSGRVHLGITGEDLVRETVHDVDSRIEFLAPLGFGHADVVVAVPECWLDVSRMADLEDVAEQFARSHGRGLRVATKYMNLTRRFFSQKGVTGYRIVESVGATEATPATGTSELIVDITSTGTTLQANHLKVLEDGLILKSQAHLLAAKRASWGERANELKAVVLGALSG, from the coding sequence ATGACCGCGCCCTCTCTCGTCATCGCCGTCCCATCCAAAGGCCGCCTGAAGGAGCAGGCCGCGAGCCTGTTCGAAGCCGCTGGCTACACGCTGCGGGTCAAAGGCCATGAGCGCGGCTATCGCGGTCAGCTCGACGGCCTGCCCGACGTCGCCGTGGAGTACACCTCCGCGGCCGAGATCGTGCACCAGCTGCGCAGCGGTCGCGTGCACCTCGGCATTACCGGCGAAGATCTCGTGCGCGAAACCGTGCATGACGTCGACAGCCGTATCGAGTTCCTGGCGCCGCTGGGCTTCGGCCACGCGGATGTGGTCGTGGCCGTGCCCGAGTGCTGGCTCGACGTGTCGCGTATGGCGGACCTGGAAGACGTGGCCGAGCAATTCGCCCGCAGCCATGGCCGGGGCCTGCGTGTCGCCACCAAATACATGAACCTGACGCGGCGCTTCTTCTCGCAGAAGGGCGTCACCGGGTACCGTATTGTCGAAAGCGTGGGCGCCACGGAGGCGACGCCGGCCACGGGCACGTCCGAGCTCATTGTGGACATCACGAGTACCGGCACGACGCTGCAGGCGAACCACCTGAAGGTGCTCGAAGACGGTCTCATTCTGAAGTCGCAGGCCCACCTCCTCGCGGCGAAGCGCGCCAGCTGGGGCGAGCGGGCCAACGAGCTCAAGGCGGTCGTCTTGGGCGCACTCTCCGGCTGA
- a CDS encoding ATP phosphoribosyltransferase regulatory subunit, with translation MTAESAKAFEALEGQARDLVALFGEAGYEFVAPAIIQPAGVFLDQIGEQVRARSYVFTDLAGEELCLRPDLTVPVSRLYLERHPKAETEARYCYNGPAFRFQPLGPSVMHPREFRQAGVECFGAPDKAAADVEVLLLAVQAVRSAGLSDFRISFGDIALFYALIDALDLPERWRLKLRHYFWRPPSFHALVDQLAKGTRIEPDRILMALGEKIAGKSQEEAEDIVSGYLEAEGIPLAGNRTLREIATRLLDQAADLYADTLPREVATVIEYYLGVSAPPREAVDKVAMIAHGAGLDIDAALTRVAARFDLLEQQGVDLTGATFATEFGRKLEYYSGLVFQIGAPGMDETEPVAGGAATTIC, from the coding sequence ATGACCGCCGAATCCGCCAAAGCGTTCGAAGCCCTCGAAGGCCAGGCCCGCGATCTGGTCGCGTTGTTCGGAGAAGCGGGCTACGAATTCGTCGCGCCTGCGATCATCCAGCCCGCGGGCGTCTTTCTCGATCAAATCGGCGAACAGGTCCGCGCGCGCTCCTATGTCTTCACCGATCTCGCGGGCGAGGAGCTGTGTCTGCGCCCCGATCTCACCGTGCCCGTTTCCAGGCTCTATCTGGAGCGTCATCCGAAAGCCGAGACGGAAGCCCGCTATTGCTACAACGGCCCCGCCTTCCGGTTTCAGCCGCTGGGCCCGAGCGTCATGCACCCGCGTGAATTCCGCCAAGCGGGCGTGGAATGTTTCGGCGCGCCCGACAAAGCCGCCGCCGACGTGGAGGTGCTGCTGCTCGCCGTGCAGGCGGTGCGAAGCGCCGGGCTATCGGACTTTCGCATCAGCTTCGGGGATATCGCGCTGTTCTACGCGCTGATCGATGCCCTTGATCTGCCGGAGCGTTGGCGGCTCAAGCTGCGCCACTATTTCTGGCGCCCGCCGAGCTTCCACGCGCTTGTGGATCAACTCGCAAAAGGCACGCGCATCGAGCCCGACCGTATTTTGATGGCGCTTGGCGAGAAAATCGCAGGTAAGAGCCAGGAAGAGGCGGAGGACATCGTGTCCGGCTACCTCGAGGCAGAGGGTATTCCGCTCGCGGGCAATCGCACCTTGCGGGAGATCGCCACGCGCCTGCTCGATCAGGCGGCGGATCTTTACGCGGACACGCTGCCCAGAGAGGTGGCCACGGTCATCGAGTATTATCTTGGGGTCTCCGCACCGCCGCGCGAGGCTGTCGACAAGGTCGCCATGATCGCGCACGGCGCGGGGCTCGATATCGACGCCGCGCTCACCAGGGTCGCGGCCCGCTTCGATCTGCTGGAGCAGCAAGGCGTCGATCTGACGGGCGCCACCTTCGCGACGGAGTTCGGCCGCAAGCTGGAATATTATTCGGGCCTCGTGTTCCAGATCGGCGCGCCGGGCATGGACGAGACCGAGCCCGTTGCCGGCGGGGCCGCTACGACAATCTGCTGA